The Pseudomonas sp. FP2309 genome has a window encoding:
- a CDS encoding restriction endonuclease, giving the protein MSVPTYDKFIEPILRYLAANPEGATARDAHEAAARALNLSEPQLQELIASGQATYKNRAGWAHDRLKRAGLSSSAKRGYWKLTEAGVVYSKQHPSPLTTDQVEQLAIGFMDVKLRSASDAVPLDGRDHGAETPISATVSPDDRLEQAQRELRNATAADLLDNLLQVSPNRFEVIVLDVLHSLGYGASRNDLQRVGGSGDGGIDGVISLDKLGLEKVYVQAKRWQGTVGRPELQAFYGALAGQKAKRGVFITTSGFTAQGIDFARSVEGMVLVDGIRLVNLMMDHEVGVTSRLLKLPKLDSDYFDEE; this is encoded by the coding sequence ATGTCCGTTCCTACATACGACAAATTCATTGAGCCGATCTTGCGTTACCTAGCGGCTAATCCGGAAGGTGCGACAGCACGCGACGCGCATGAAGCTGCGGCTCGGGCTTTGAATTTATCCGAACCACAGCTTCAAGAGCTGATTGCGAGTGGGCAAGCGACCTATAAGAACCGTGCAGGATGGGCTCATGACCGTCTCAAACGCGCAGGATTATCCTCCAGCGCCAAACGAGGCTACTGGAAGCTAACCGAAGCTGGCGTTGTTTATTCCAAGCAGCACCCTTCACCGCTCACTACCGATCAGGTTGAACAACTTGCCATCGGCTTCATGGACGTGAAGCTTAGGAGCGCTTCCGATGCCGTCCCGCTAGATGGGCGTGATCACGGCGCAGAAACACCGATATCAGCAACTGTGAGCCCAGACGATCGGTTGGAGCAGGCTCAGCGTGAGCTACGCAATGCGACAGCCGCAGATCTACTGGATAACCTGCTACAAGTCAGCCCCAACCGCTTTGAAGTCATTGTTCTCGACGTGTTGCACAGCCTTGGCTACGGGGCTAGTCGAAACGACTTGCAGCGTGTTGGTGGAAGCGGAGATGGCGGAATTGACGGGGTAATTTCGCTTGATAAGCTCGGACTGGAAAAAGTCTATGTCCAAGCAAAGCGCTGGCAAGGCACTGTGGGCCGTCCTGAGTTGCAAGCGTTCTATGGAGCACTTGCTGGGCAAAAGGCCAAGCGAGGGGTCTTTATCACTACTTCGGGCTTCACTGCCCAAGGCATCGACTTTGCCCGCTCAGTGGAAGGCATGGTACTGGTGGACGGCATCCGCTTGGTCAACCTGATGATGGACCATGAGGTTGGGGTAACGTCCCGGCTTCTCAAACTGCCGAAATTGGATAGCGATTACTTCGACGAGGAATGA
- a CDS encoding site-specific integrase, protein MVEMATIRNRGEYQWEAQIRRKGYPAQRKTFETKSDAQAWARMIESEIDRGIFVSRVEAERTAFHQLIDRYISEIAPKHKGAYSEIKRLEALKRHPLATRIVATLTSSDFARYRDERLKIRKGNTVKRELALFQCVIEVARREWGIHLAENPVRMVSRPSYNDERSRRLDPVEEQYILNALELRERRADGTYADASHNPWIRPIVQLAIETAMRRGEIFELRWKHVNLDRRTAHLPATKNGLPRTVPLSPRAIQLLKDLPRSLCGRVFPTTADALKKAFVRGLERARLKYLGDCGTAQVTPQEDFLINLRFHDLRHEATCRLATKLPNLIELASVTGHREVNMLKRYYNITAEELAAKLA, encoded by the coding sequence ATGGTCGAAATGGCAACAATCAGGAATCGCGGCGAGTATCAGTGGGAAGCGCAAATCCGCCGTAAGGGCTATCCAGCCCAGCGCAAAACCTTCGAAACCAAATCCGATGCCCAAGCCTGGGCGCGCATGATTGAAAGCGAAATCGACCGAGGCATTTTTGTCTCTCGCGTCGAGGCTGAGCGCACCGCCTTTCATCAACTCATTGATCGCTACATATCCGAGATCGCTCCGAAGCACAAAGGCGCCTATTCGGAAATCAAACGCCTGGAAGCGCTCAAGCGCCACCCGCTGGCGACACGCATCGTCGCTACCCTCACCTCCTCCGATTTTGCCCGCTACCGTGATGAACGCCTGAAGATCCGCAAGGGCAACACGGTTAAGCGCGAACTCGCATTGTTTCAGTGTGTGATCGAGGTTGCTCGCCGCGAGTGGGGAATTCATCTTGCCGAGAACCCCGTCAGGATGGTCAGCCGTCCCAGCTACAACGACGAGCGCTCGCGGCGGCTCGACCCAGTTGAAGAGCAATACATCCTCAACGCCCTGGAGCTTCGGGAACGCCGTGCTGACGGCACCTATGCCGACGCCTCACACAATCCATGGATACGGCCCATTGTCCAACTGGCGATTGAGACAGCCATGCGCCGTGGCGAAATTTTCGAGCTGCGCTGGAAGCATGTGAACCTAGATCGCAGGACCGCGCATCTTCCAGCGACCAAGAACGGACTGCCCAGAACCGTCCCGCTTTCACCAAGGGCTATTCAGCTGCTGAAGGACTTGCCGCGCTCGCTGTGCGGTCGCGTCTTCCCCACCACCGCCGACGCTCTCAAGAAGGCCTTTGTGCGAGGCCTGGAGCGAGCGCGGCTGAAATACCTGGGGGATTGTGGGACGGCGCAGGTAACACCTCAGGAGGACTTTCTGATCAATCTACGCTTTCACGATCTGCGGCATGAAGCGACCTGTCGGCTTGCGACCAAGCTGCCGAATTTGATCGAGCTTGCCAGCGTGACGGGCCATCGGGAGGTAAACATGCTGAAGCGTTACTACAACATCACCGCAGAAGAGCTCGCGGCAAAGCTGGCTTGA
- the desA gene encoding delta-9 fatty acid desaturase DesA codes for MWYNGFLDLSAWQLVAVTLLMTHVTIVGVTVYLHRYSAHRSLELNAGLKHFFRFWLWLTTAQNTREWTAIHRKHHAKCETVDDPHSPVIKGLSTVLRKGAELYRAEAENPETLRIYGKNCPDDWIERNLYTPYPLLGVAIMGVIDLLLFGTIGITIWAIQMMWIPFWAAGVINGLGHAVGYRNFECRDAATNLVPWGIIVGGEELHNNHHTYPNSAKLSVKKWEFDLGWAWIKLFSFLRLAKVQRVAPIAHRVEGKGHLDMDTAMAILNNRFQIMAQYRKLVIGPLVKQELEKVDHSVRHQFHRAKRLLSRETSLLDDRHHLRIQGMLEHSQALKVIYEKRLALQQIWLKTSSNGHDMLAAIKEWVHEAEASGIQSLRDFAHQLKTYSLRPAA; via the coding sequence ATGTGGTACAACGGTTTTCTTGACCTGTCAGCCTGGCAACTGGTGGCAGTCACTCTGTTGATGACCCACGTGACCATCGTTGGCGTCACGGTTTATCTGCATCGCTATTCAGCCCATCGCTCCCTGGAGCTCAATGCCGGCCTGAAACACTTCTTCCGCTTCTGGCTGTGGCTGACCACGGCGCAGAACACCCGCGAGTGGACCGCCATCCACCGCAAGCACCACGCCAAATGCGAGACCGTCGATGACCCGCACAGCCCGGTGATCAAAGGCCTGTCCACCGTGTTACGCAAAGGTGCCGAACTGTACCGCGCCGAAGCGGAAAACCCGGAAACCCTGCGCATCTACGGCAAGAACTGCCCGGACGACTGGATCGAACGCAACCTGTACACGCCCTACCCGCTGCTGGGCGTGGCGATCATGGGCGTGATCGACCTGCTGCTGTTCGGCACCATCGGCATCACCATCTGGGCCATCCAGATGATGTGGATACCGTTCTGGGCCGCCGGCGTGATCAATGGCCTGGGGCATGCCGTGGGCTATCGCAATTTCGAATGCCGTGATGCCGCCACCAACCTGGTGCCGTGGGGCATCATCGTCGGTGGCGAAGAGCTGCACAACAATCACCATACCTATCCCAACTCCGCGAAACTGTCGGTGAAAAAATGGGAATTCGACCTGGGTTGGGCGTGGATCAAACTGTTCAGCTTCCTGCGCCTGGCCAAGGTGCAGCGCGTGGCGCCGATTGCGCATCGCGTCGAGGGCAAAGGCCATCTGGACATGGATACCGCCATGGCGATTCTCAACAACCGCTTCCAGATCATGGCCCAGTACCGCAAGCTGGTGATCGGCCCACTCGTTAAGCAGGAGCTGGAAAAAGTCGATCACTCGGTGCGCCACCAGTTCCACCGCGCCAAGCGCCTGCTGTCGCGGGAAACCAGCCTGTTGGATGACCGTCATCACCTGCGCATCCAAGGCATGCTGGAGCATAGCCAGGCCCTGAAAGTGATCTATGAAAAGCGCCTGGCGCTGCAGCAGATCTGGCTCAAGACCAGCTCCAATGGCCACGACATGCTGGCGGCGATCAAGGAATGGGTACACGAGGCCGAAGCCAGTGGCATCCAGTCCCTGCGCGACTTCGCCCATCAGCTGAAAACCTATTCGCTACGCCCCGCGGCCTGA
- the gabD gene encoding NADP-dependent succinate-semialdehyde dehydrogenase produces MQLKDAQLFRQQAFIDGAWVDADNGQTIKVNNPATGEILGTVPKMGAAETRRAIEAADKALPAWRALTAKERANKLRRWFELLIENQDDLGRLMTLEQGKPLAEAKGEIVYAASFIEWFAEEAKRIYGDVIPGHQPDKRLIVIKQPIGVTAAITPWNFPAAMITRKAGPALAAGCTMVIKPASQTPFSALALVELAHRAGIPKGVLSVVTGSAGDIGGELTSNPIVRKLSFTGSTEIGRQLMAECAKDIKKVSLELGGNAPFIVFDDADLDKAVEGAIISKYRNNGQTCVCANRLYIQDSVYDAFAEKLKVAVAKLKIGNGLEDGTTTGPLIDEKAVAKVQEHIADALSKGAKLLAGGKVMEGNFFEPTILVDVPKNAAVAKEETFGPLAPLFRFKDEAEVIAMSNDTEFGLASYFYARDLGRVFRVAEALEYGMVGVNTGLISNEVAPFGGIKASGLGREGSKYGIEDYLEIKYLCLGI; encoded by the coding sequence ATGCAGCTTAAAGATGCCCAATTGTTCCGCCAGCAAGCCTTTATCGATGGTGCTTGGGTCGATGCGGACAATGGTCAGACCATCAAGGTCAACAACCCGGCCACGGGCGAAATTCTCGGTACCGTGCCAAAGATGGGCGCCGCAGAAACCCGCCGCGCCATCGAAGCCGCCGACAAGGCCCTGCCGGCCTGGCGTGCACTTACCGCCAAGGAGCGCGCCAACAAGCTGCGCCGTTGGTTCGAACTGCTGATCGAAAACCAGGACGACCTCGGTCGCTTGATGACCCTCGAACAAGGCAAGCCGCTGGCCGAGGCCAAGGGCGAAATCGTCTACGCCGCGTCCTTTATCGAGTGGTTCGCCGAAGAAGCCAAGCGCATCTACGGTGACGTGATCCCCGGCCACCAGCCCGACAAGCGCCTGATCGTGATCAAGCAGCCAATCGGCGTGACCGCGGCCATCACGCCGTGGAACTTCCCCGCGGCGATGATCACCCGTAAGGCCGGCCCGGCCCTGGCCGCCGGTTGCACCATGGTGATCAAGCCAGCGTCGCAAACCCCGTTCTCGGCCCTCGCCCTGGTTGAGCTGGCGCACCGCGCCGGTATCCCTAAAGGCGTGCTGAGCGTGGTCACCGGCAGCGCCGGCGACATCGGCGGTGAGCTGACCAGCAACCCTATCGTGCGTAAATTGTCCTTTACCGGCTCGACCGAAATCGGTCGCCAGTTGATGGCCGAGTGCGCCAAGGACATCAAGAAAGTCTCCCTGGAGCTGGGCGGCAACGCGCCGTTCATCGTGTTCGACGACGCCGACCTGGATAAGGCCGTCGAAGGCGCGATCATCTCCAAGTACCGCAACAACGGCCAGACCTGCGTTTGCGCCAACCGTCTGTACATCCAGGATTCGGTGTACGACGCGTTCGCCGAGAAGCTGAAAGTGGCCGTGGCCAAACTCAAGATCGGCAACGGTCTGGAAGACGGCACCACCACGGGTCCGCTGATCGACGAGAAGGCCGTGGCCAAGGTTCAGGAACACATCGCTGATGCCCTGAGCAAAGGCGCCAAGTTGTTGGCCGGTGGCAAGGTGATGGAAGGCAACTTCTTCGAGCCGACCATCCTAGTCGACGTGCCGAAAAACGCCGCCGTGGCCAAGGAAGAAACCTTTGGCCCACTGGCGCCGCTGTTCCGGTTCAAAGACGAAGCCGAAGTGATCGCGATGTCCAACGACACCGAGTTCGGGCTGGCCTCGTACTTCTATGCCCGCGACCTGGGCCGTGTATTCCGTGTGGCTGAAGCCCTGGAATACGGCATGGTCGGCGTCAACACCGGGTTGATCTCCAACGAAGTGGCGCCGTTCGGCGGCATCAAGGCCTCGGGCCTGGGCCGTGAAGGCTCCAAGTACGGGATCGAGGATTACCTGGAAATCAAATACCTCTGCCTGGGCATCTAA
- a CDS encoding sensor domain-containing diguanylate cyclase, giving the protein MVHEKPHLPDPPVAETQRPTAAATLLALVHAQGEVERLSEREQLLSSLLVSVNAVLWAIDWETRRVLYVSPAYERIFGRAAGLLLADHREWRNSIHPEDLDYAEKSLARVLERGAVEDREYRIITADGQIRWLSDKCYINQQVEPGEPLIVVGMAEDITEKKQLELELHRLATTDVLTQSSNRRHFFECANHAFDSACAQGTPLAFLLLDIDDFKDINDTYGHLEGDQVLRRIAESGRGVLRRGDLFGRIGGEEFAAVLPGCAPEMALQVAERLGKEIQALSFSYEGQAFGVTISQGLASLTEADATLDSLFARADTAMYEAKRLGKNRVVAG; this is encoded by the coding sequence ATGGTTCACGAAAAACCCCACTTACCGGATCCGCCCGTCGCTGAAACTCAGCGCCCCACGGCGGCTGCAACCCTGCTGGCATTGGTGCATGCCCAGGGCGAAGTCGAGCGCCTGAGTGAGCGCGAGCAGCTCCTCAGTTCGCTGCTGGTAAGTGTGAATGCGGTGCTCTGGGCCATCGATTGGGAGACCCGCCGCGTGCTGTACGTGAGCCCGGCATACGAGCGGATATTTGGACGTGCTGCCGGCCTGCTGCTCGCCGACCATCGGGAATGGCGCAACAGCATTCACCCCGAAGACCTCGACTACGCCGAAAAAAGTCTGGCCCGCGTGCTGGAGCGAGGTGCCGTGGAAGACCGCGAGTACCGCATCATCACCGCCGACGGTCAGATCCGCTGGTTGAGCGACAAGTGCTACATCAATCAGCAGGTCGAGCCGGGCGAACCGTTGATTGTGGTCGGCATGGCCGAAGACATCACCGAAAAGAAGCAGCTCGAGCTTGAGTTGCACCGCCTGGCCACCACCGACGTGCTCACCCAGAGCAGCAACCGCCGGCACTTCTTCGAATGCGCCAACCATGCCTTCGACAGCGCGTGCGCCCAAGGCACGCCGCTGGCCTTCCTCCTGCTGGACATCGACGACTTCAAGGACATCAACGACACCTACGGCCACCTGGAGGGCGACCAGGTGCTGCGGCGCATCGCCGAGAGCGGTCGAGGGGTGCTGCGCCGTGGCGACCTGTTCGGGCGCATTGGCGGCGAAGAGTTTGCCGCGGTACTGCCAGGCTGTGCGCCGGAGATGGCCCTGCAAGTGGCTGAACGCCTGGGCAAAGAGATTCAGGCGCTGAGCTTCAGCTACGAAGGCCAGGCGTTCGGTGTGACCATCAGCCAGGGCCTGGCCAGCCTCACCGAAGCCGACGCGACCCTGGACAGCCTGTTCGCGCGCGCCGATACCGCCATGTACGAGGCCAAGCGCCTGGGCAAAAACCGCGTGGTCGCCGGCTGA
- the gabT gene encoding 4-aminobutyrate--2-oxoglutarate transaminase — MSKTNASLMKRREAAVPRGVGQIHPIFADSAKNATVTDVEGREFIDFAGGIAVLNTGHVHPKIIKAVTEQLNKLTHTCFQVLAYEPYVEVCEKVNAKVPGDFAKKTLLVTTGSEAVENAVKIARAATGRAGVIAFTGAYHGRTMMTLGLTGKVVPYSAGMGLMPGGVFRALYPNELHGVSDDDSIASIERIFKNDAEPRDIAAIIIEPVQGEGGFYVAPKSFMKRLRELCDKHGILLIADEVQTGAGRTGTFFAMEQMGVAADLTTFAKSIAGGFPLAGVCGKAEYMDAIAPGGLGGTYAGSPIACAAALAVMEVFEEEHLLDRCKAVGEHLVTGLKAIQAKYPVIGDVRALGAMIAVELFDDGDTHKPNAAAVAAVVAKARDKGLILLSCGTYGNVLRVLVPLTAPDEQLDKGLAIIEECFAEL, encoded by the coding sequence ATGAGCAAGACCAACGCTTCCCTGATGAAACGCCGCGAAGCCGCTGTACCGCGCGGTGTTGGCCAGATTCACCCGATCTTCGCCGACTCCGCGAAGAACGCCACCGTGACCGACGTTGAAGGTCGCGAGTTCATCGACTTCGCCGGCGGTATCGCCGTGCTGAACACCGGCCACGTGCACCCGAAAATCATCAAGGCCGTGACCGAGCAACTGAACAAGCTGACCCACACGTGCTTCCAGGTATTGGCCTACGAGCCTTACGTAGAAGTGTGCGAGAAGGTGAACGCCAAGGTCCCAGGTGACTTCGCCAAGAAAACCCTGTTGGTCACCACCGGTTCCGAAGCGGTGGAAAACGCCGTGAAAATCGCGCGTGCCGCCACTGGCCGTGCCGGCGTGATCGCCTTCACCGGCGCGTACCACGGCCGCACCATGATGACCCTGGGTCTCACCGGTAAAGTCGTGCCGTACTCGGCCGGCATGGGCCTGATGCCCGGCGGCGTGTTCCGTGCGCTGTACCCGAACGAGCTGCACGGTGTGAGCGATGACGACTCCATCGCCAGCATCGAACGCATTTTCAAGAACGATGCCGAGCCGCGTGATATCGCAGCGATCATCATCGAGCCGGTGCAGGGCGAGGGCGGTTTCTACGTGGCGCCCAAGTCGTTCATGAAGCGCCTGCGCGAACTGTGCGACAAGCACGGCATCCTGCTGATCGCCGACGAAGTGCAGACTGGCGCCGGCCGCACCGGCACGTTCTTCGCCATGGAGCAGATGGGCGTTGCCGCCGACCTGACCACCTTCGCCAAATCCATCGCCGGCGGCTTCCCGCTGGCCGGTGTGTGCGGCAAGGCTGAATACATGGACGCCATCGCCCCAGGTGGCCTGGGCGGCACCTACGCCGGTAGCCCGATCGCCTGCGCCGCGGCCCTGGCGGTGATGGAGGTGTTCGAAGAAGAGCACTTGCTGGACCGCTGCAAGGCGGTTGGCGAGCATCTGGTGACTGGCCTCAAGGCGATCCAGGCCAAGTACCCGGTGATCGGTGACGTGCGTGCCCTGGGCGCGATGATCGCCGTCGAGCTGTTCGACGACGGCGACACCCACAAGCCAAACGCCGCGGCCGTTGCCGCTGTGGTGGCCAAGGCGCGTGACAAGGGCCTGATCCTGCTGTCCTGCGGCACCTACGGCAATGTGTTGCGCGTACTGGTCCCGCTGACGGCGCCGGACGAGCAGTTGGACAAAGGCTTGGCGATCATCGAAGAGTGCTTCGCAGAGCTTTAA
- a CDS encoding class I SAM-dependent DNA methyltransferase, producing the protein MTLDAREISWYASKINELTSVAGVIADTETRVITYPHNLKSDESLAKSFEPEELVHALAINLLVSNGEYTIEKMYHEQYFAHGSSGSLADEVDLIIYDEDDLPYAVWEFKSWEKFKSNEQTAIKYQLFGTAPLIGAPKLLVYASIQPQGETPVISLKCIDYTKHKSYESWLAEGCPHATVFPKGYQDLNFIPYVLGSSKDLKSDTTQADFRAVANGFHNEFFGEHADNALFINLVKCLLAKIYDERTTKSGCEYQFQIKYKNGNPQPSGEIFDIVNKLYAEAYSRYIEKSVVPDEIDPKEFSKEKVKSVVLALESLSLTKGAALHGDIIGAFFEEILRVGFKQDKGMYFTHSNLVKFIIEAIDVDGLTKKIWSQANHPENRLPYVIDPASGSGAFLLQAMNCITSAIKRNEKQYVSDFEEKQFYSARMSDETPNYWAENFVYGFDPKFIMAITAKVNMVLHGDGSAHMFKYDAFKPFTSYNDSKLRVAGDQARSLTRSHYPQDLCETFDIVLSNPPFGVTLSNDTKRTLKTTFSLPETLPSEALFIERAFQLLKPGGRLGVVLPESIFNAIDLTPVRIFLYRMFKIKAIVSLPRNVFIDTPTLTSLLFAEKKLSSEISAWDEEWQKHSLEAQEKIRIAKNLLQKAELLKLSNPTELQNKIIDTLSELIESNDWVYKKGKNAEVLPLSINAAEISLDDAANHYKNFLSSTGLSKYIDRYAFKKTIISHDVSYHSYMVSEVGYKLSKRKEKAKPNQLACFKDSTGKIVQNLHLCEDNYEVHYNITEPVTVLDYIKRDVRWSI; encoded by the coding sequence ATGACTCTTGACGCCCGAGAAATTTCCTGGTACGCATCTAAAATTAATGAATTAACTTCAGTTGCTGGGGTGATCGCCGATACCGAGACAAGAGTAATTACCTATCCGCACAATCTAAAATCAGATGAATCCTTAGCCAAATCCTTTGAGCCAGAAGAGCTTGTACACGCACTCGCAATTAATCTGTTAGTCAGCAACGGTGAGTACACAATTGAAAAAATGTACCATGAACAGTACTTTGCACACGGCAGCAGCGGATCGCTGGCAGATGAAGTAGATCTCATCATCTACGATGAGGACGACCTTCCATATGCTGTTTGGGAGTTCAAGTCATGGGAAAAATTTAAAAGCAATGAACAAACAGCAATAAAATATCAGCTCTTCGGAACAGCTCCATTAATAGGAGCACCGAAACTTCTGGTCTATGCAAGTATTCAGCCACAGGGGGAAACTCCTGTAATCAGCTTGAAATGCATTGACTACACAAAGCACAAATCATACGAGAGCTGGCTTGCAGAGGGCTGCCCACATGCAACAGTTTTCCCTAAAGGGTATCAAGATTTAAATTTTATTCCCTACGTACTCGGAAGCAGTAAGGACCTAAAATCGGATACTACTCAAGCCGACTTTAGAGCTGTGGCCAACGGCTTTCACAATGAATTTTTTGGCGAGCATGCTGACAATGCCCTCTTCATAAATTTAGTAAAATGCCTACTCGCAAAGATCTATGATGAGCGGACTACAAAGAGCGGATGCGAATACCAATTTCAGATAAAATATAAAAATGGCAACCCTCAACCGTCTGGCGAAATATTCGATATAGTAAATAAGCTATATGCGGAAGCCTACAGCCGATACATAGAAAAAAGTGTAGTGCCTGACGAAATCGACCCAAAAGAGTTCTCTAAGGAAAAAGTTAAATCTGTTGTTTTAGCCTTGGAATCGCTGTCCTTAACAAAAGGTGCAGCTCTTCACGGAGACATCATAGGCGCTTTCTTTGAAGAAATTCTCAGAGTAGGCTTCAAGCAAGACAAAGGGATGTATTTTACCCATTCCAACCTTGTGAAATTTATAATTGAAGCTATTGACGTAGACGGCTTGACTAAAAAAATATGGTCCCAGGCAAATCACCCAGAAAATAGATTACCCTACGTCATCGATCCGGCTAGTGGGTCCGGGGCATTTCTTTTACAAGCAATGAACTGCATTACGTCTGCAATCAAACGCAACGAAAAACAATATGTTTCCGACTTTGAAGAAAAACAGTTTTACTCTGCCAGAATGAGTGATGAAACGCCAAATTACTGGGCAGAGAATTTTGTCTATGGCTTTGATCCTAAATTCATAATGGCAATAACTGCAAAAGTCAACATGGTTTTGCATGGAGATGGATCTGCGCATATGTTTAAATACGATGCGTTTAAGCCATTCACATCTTATAACGACTCGAAGCTCAGGGTCGCAGGAGATCAGGCGCGAAGTCTTACTCGAAGTCATTATCCACAAGATCTTTGTGAGACATTCGATATAGTTTTGTCAAACCCACCTTTTGGGGTGACTCTATCCAACGACACAAAGCGCACATTAAAAACCACTTTCAGTTTACCTGAGACACTGCCGTCTGAAGCTTTATTCATAGAAAGGGCTTTTCAGCTACTCAAGCCAGGTGGAAGATTAGGTGTGGTACTTCCAGAGTCTATATTTAATGCTATAGACCTAACCCCCGTAAGAATATTTCTGTACCGCATGTTTAAAATTAAGGCAATCGTATCATTACCACGAAATGTATTTATTGATACACCAACATTAACAAGCTTACTATTTGCTGAGAAGAAGCTTTCTTCCGAAATTTCTGCTTGGGACGAAGAATGGCAAAAACATTCTCTGGAGGCTCAAGAAAAAATCAGGATTGCGAAAAATCTCTTACAGAAAGCTGAGCTCCTGAAACTTTCCAACCCAACTGAATTGCAAAACAAAATCATTGACACATTAAGCGAGCTCATTGAATCAAACGACTGGGTTTACAAAAAAGGGAAAAACGCCGAAGTTTTGCCCCTCAGCATAAACGCCGCTGAAATAAGTTTAGATGATGCAGCAAATCACTACAAAAACTTTCTCAGCTCCACCGGACTTTCCAAATATATAGATAGGTATGCCTTTAAAAAGACAATCATAAGTCACGACGTATCATACCACTCTTATATGGTGAGCGAAGTCGGATATAAACTTAGTAAACGAAAAGAAAAAGCCAAGCCAAACCAACTCGCTTGCTTTAAAGATAGTACCGGGAAAATAGTTCAGAACCTGCATCTATGCGAGGACAACTACGAAGTACATTACAATATTACAGAACCGGTTACAGTTTTAGACTACATTAAGCGTGATGTACGGTGGAGCATCTAA